One window of the Chryseobacterium camelliae genome contains the following:
- a CDS encoding chaperone modulator CbpM, giving the protein MTERISREELVKIYNIEITFFNDLVDNGLLTVKTENETSYLMYEDLPAFEKFANWHYDLEINLPGLEVIHEMLKKLEDMKQKNRELMTKLAAISNRYEEGQ; this is encoded by the coding sequence ATGACTGAAAGAATATCGAGGGAAGAACTCGTAAAAATATACAATATTGAAATCACATTTTTCAATGACCTTGTGGATAATGGCCTCCTCACCGTGAAGACGGAAAATGAAACAAGCTATCTAATGTATGAGGACCTGCCTGCATTTGAAAAATTTGCCAACTGGCATTATGACCTGGAAATCAATCTCCCCGGACTGGAGGTAATCCACGAAATGCTGAAAAAGCTTGAAGATATGAAACAGAAAAACCGTGAGTTGATGACGAAACTGGCCGCAATAAGCAATCGGTATGAAGAAGGACAATAG
- a CDS encoding aldehyde dehydrogenase family protein, producing MSTTTEQQSGTILQWPEFKGKYDNYINGQFTAPVNGQYFDVVSPVDGKVFTQAAHSSKEDLELAVNAAEKAFQTWKDTSSTERSVILNKIADRIEQNLEYLATVETIDNGKAVRETLAADIPLAIDHFRYFASVIRAEEGSHNELDKDTVSLIVHEPLGVIAQIIPWNFPILMAVWKLAPALAAGNCVVLKPAESTPISILVLMELIGDLLPAGVVNIVNGFGAELGRALVTNPKVSKAAFTGSTATGRLVMQYATENIIPVTLELGGKSPNVFFSSVMAADDEFLDKAIEGAVLFALNQGEICTCPSRLLVQEDIADAFIEKVIERVKAIKVGNPLDKTVMMGAQASQIQKDKILSYIKLGKEEGAEVLTGGDVNHVGDGLENGYYIQPTIFKGNNRMRIFQEEIFGPVLAFTTFKDEEEAIKIANDTIYGLGAGVWTRDAHQLYNIPRKIQAGRVWVNQYHSYPAGAPFGGYKQSGIGRENHKMMLDHYRQTKNMLISYNKNKLGFF from the coding sequence ATGAGCACTACGACAGAACAACAATCCGGCACTATTTTACAGTGGCCTGAATTCAAAGGAAAATATGACAATTATATCAACGGACAATTTACGGCACCGGTCAACGGACAGTATTTTGATGTCGTTTCCCCGGTAGACGGGAAAGTATTTACGCAGGCGGCCCATTCTTCCAAAGAAGACCTTGAACTGGCAGTAAATGCTGCTGAAAAAGCTTTTCAGACCTGGAAGGACACTTCCTCTACGGAACGGAGCGTGATCCTGAACAAGATTGCCGACCGGATAGAGCAGAACCTGGAGTATCTGGCCACGGTAGAAACCATTGATAATGGTAAGGCTGTACGTGAAACGCTTGCTGCCGATATCCCGTTGGCCATTGACCATTTCAGGTATTTTGCTTCCGTGATCCGGGCAGAGGAAGGTTCGCATAACGAGCTGGATAAAGATACCGTATCCCTGATTGTTCATGAGCCGCTGGGCGTTATCGCGCAAATCATCCCGTGGAATTTCCCGATCCTGATGGCGGTATGGAAGCTGGCTCCGGCTCTTGCCGCAGGAAACTGCGTGGTATTGAAACCCGCAGAAAGCACACCCATTTCCATTTTGGTACTGATGGAGCTTATCGGAGACTTATTGCCGGCGGGTGTCGTTAATATCGTTAACGGGTTCGGAGCGGAACTCGGAAGAGCGCTGGTCACCAATCCGAAAGTGTCCAAAGCCGCATTTACAGGATCTACGGCGACAGGAAGGCTGGTGATGCAGTATGCTACGGAAAATATCATTCCGGTAACCCTGGAATTAGGAGGAAAATCTCCAAACGTCTTCTTCAGTTCAGTAATGGCGGCTGACGATGAGTTTTTAGACAAGGCCATTGAAGGTGCGGTACTATTCGCGCTGAACCAGGGGGAAATCTGTACCTGCCCGTCCAGGCTGCTTGTGCAGGAAGATATTGCAGATGCCTTCATAGAAAAAGTAATTGAAAGGGTAAAAGCCATCAAAGTGGGGAATCCTTTAGATAAAACCGTTATGATGGGTGCACAGGCTTCCCAGATCCAGAAAGATAAGATCCTTTCGTACATTAAACTTGGAAAAGAAGAAGGTGCGGAAGTGCTTACCGGAGGAGATGTGAACCATGTAGGAGACGGACTGGAAAACGGATATTACATCCAGCCGACCATTTTTAAAGGCAATAACAGGATGAGGATTTTCCAGGAAGAAATCTTCGGGCCGGTATTGGCATTTACAACCTTTAAAGATGAAGAAGAAGCCATTAAGATTGCCAATGATACCATTTATGGTTTGGGAGCCGGAGTCTGGACCAGGGATGCACACCAGCTGTACAATATTCCGAGAAAGATCCAGGCAGGAAGAGTTTGGGTGAACCAGTACCATTCTTATCCGGCAGGAGCACCGTTCGGAGGATATAAGCAATCGGGAATCGGTAGAGAGAACCATAAAATGATGCTGGACCATTACCGTCAGACCAAGAATATGCTGATCTCTTACAACAAGAATAAATTAGGATTCTTCTAA
- a CDS encoding ABC transporter permease produces MSFPLYFSRKIALSKDNKNNLSRVIIFIGRLSVALGIIVSLITVSTGFGSKKAIKERLADFSGHITIKSTRSNSSYNTSVLDNNGLELNKIKALPDVQSVQKYAMVTGIMRNEHNFAGVIFKGVGKDFDSLRFKKFLIAGTTPKITEQGYNNGITISQKVANDLHLKVKDSIVTIFSKTDQKPVYRKFEVVGIYKTDIKMIDDQFVIGDINQVRKIQDMKPDEAGGIDIFLDNVNDIDAVFPDVEKLIGYKNYAEKATEKYPQITDWISIFDTNIALIIIIMLIVVVINIIMVLLILIIERTNSIGLLKTLGASNGQIRATFINYTLIIMVPGLLYGNLIGIGLLLLQKFLGIIRLNPENYYVSTVPVDLNPVAIISISLGILLISGLALIIPSYLISKISPVKAIKYN; encoded by the coding sequence TTGAGCTTTCCTTTATATTTCTCCAGAAAAATAGCGCTTTCCAAAGATAACAAAAATAACCTTTCGAGGGTGATTATCTTTATCGGCAGGCTCTCCGTGGCACTCGGAATCATTGTTTCCCTGATTACGGTTTCTACGGGTTTCGGCTCAAAAAAAGCCATAAAGGAAAGACTTGCTGATTTCAGCGGCCACATTACCATAAAATCCACGCGGTCCAATTCTTCCTACAATACTTCTGTCCTGGACAACAATGGCCTTGAGCTTAATAAAATCAAAGCACTGCCGGATGTGCAGAGCGTTCAGAAGTATGCTATGGTGACAGGGATTATGCGTAACGAACATAATTTTGCCGGCGTGATCTTTAAAGGAGTCGGCAAAGATTTCGACAGCCTGCGCTTCAAGAAATTCCTTATCGCAGGAACAACTCCTAAAATAACGGAACAGGGCTACAACAACGGCATTACCATTTCGCAGAAAGTAGCCAATGACCTTCACCTGAAAGTAAAAGACAGCATTGTCACCATCTTTTCAAAAACAGACCAGAAACCTGTCTACAGGAAATTTGAAGTGGTAGGCATTTACAAGACAGATATTAAAATGATTGATGACCAGTTTGTGATTGGCGACATCAACCAGGTCAGGAAAATCCAGGATATGAAACCGGATGAAGCAGGCGGAATTGATATTTTCCTCGATAATGTAAACGACATCGATGCTGTTTTTCCGGATGTTGAAAAACTGATCGGCTATAAAAACTATGCTGAAAAAGCAACTGAAAAGTATCCTCAGATTACTGACTGGATCAGCATTTTTGATACGAATATTGCCCTGATCATCATCATTATGCTAATCGTTGTTGTTATCAATATCATCATGGTCCTTTTAATCCTGATTATTGAACGCACCAATTCTATCGGACTTCTTAAAACGCTGGGCGCAAGCAATGGACAGATCCGTGCTACATTCATTAATTACACCCTGATCATTATGGTTCCCGGACTTTTATACGGTAACCTGATCGGCATCGGACTGCTGCTGCTTCAGAAGTTCCTGGGCATTATCCGGCTGAATCCTGAAAACTATTACGTCAGCACCGTTCCTGTAGACCTTAATCCTGTGGCGATCATTTCGATCTCCCTGGGAATCCTTCTTATTTCCGGTCTGGCCCTCATTATTCCGAGTTATCTGATCAGTAAGATTTCTCCGGTGAAGGCGATTAAGTATAATTAG
- a CDS encoding exo-beta-N-acetylmuramidase NamZ domain-containing protein has product MNLDFKIKNLLFICLIFLGVFNQYYSQAQKESGFATGADQPEKYIPLLRNKTVGVVTNQTGLMHDRTYLVDFLIKNNIRIKAIFAPEHGFRGDADAGETVKNGTDAKTGIPIISLYGNNKKPTPEQLKGIDIVVFDIQDVGVRFYTYISTLTYLMEAAAENNVEVMVLDRPNPHDGYTDGPVLKKKWSSFVGLHEVPVVYGLTIGEYGKMVNGEKWLKNGIQVKYILIPMQNYRKKQRYAISDKPSPNLPNDQSINLYPSLCFFEGTQVSVGRGTALPFQVYGSPWTKGLPYTFIPKPNAGAKDPFLNGKLCYGENLSEYPEDLRALNLEWVVKAYQYYKNPEQDFFLKNLWFDKLAGTDELRKQIIKGTSVSEIKKSWQPDLEKFEKIRSKYVVYQD; this is encoded by the coding sequence ATGAATTTAGATTTCAAAATTAAAAATTTACTTTTTATTTGCCTAATTTTTTTAGGAGTATTCAACCAATATTATTCTCAGGCTCAGAAGGAATCCGGCTTTGCAACAGGAGCGGATCAGCCGGAAAAATACATTCCCCTGCTCAGAAATAAGACAGTTGGGGTTGTAACCAATCAGACCGGACTGATGCATGACAGAACCTATCTGGTAGATTTCCTGATTAAAAATAACATCCGTATCAAAGCCATCTTCGCTCCTGAGCATGGCTTCCGGGGAGATGCAGATGCGGGAGAAACAGTAAAGAACGGCACTGATGCCAAGACCGGGATTCCTATCATTTCTCTGTACGGAAATAACAAAAAACCTACACCCGAACAGTTAAAAGGAATTGATATTGTTGTGTTTGATATCCAGGACGTTGGTGTCCGGTTTTATACTTATATTTCAACGCTTACCTATCTTATGGAAGCTGCGGCTGAAAACAATGTTGAAGTGATGGTGCTGGACAGGCCCAATCCCCATGACGGATATACAGACGGACCTGTGCTGAAAAAGAAATGGTCCAGTTTTGTAGGTCTCCATGAAGTTCCGGTAGTTTACGGACTTACCATTGGTGAATACGGGAAAATGGTGAATGGCGAAAAATGGCTGAAGAATGGTATTCAGGTTAAATATATCTTAATCCCAATGCAGAATTACCGTAAGAAACAACGTTATGCTATTTCAGACAAGCCTTCTCCGAATCTCCCGAATGACCAGTCGATCAATCTGTATCCGAGCCTGTGCTTTTTTGAGGGGACCCAGGTTTCTGTAGGGAGAGGAACAGCCCTTCCGTTTCAGGTTTACGGTTCTCCCTGGACCAAAGGCCTGCCATATACATTTATTCCAAAGCCAAATGCCGGAGCGAAAGACCCGTTCCTGAACGGTAAATTATGTTATGGAGAAAACCTTTCCGAGTATCCTGAGGACCTGCGTGCGCTGAACCTTGAATGGGTAGTCAAAGCATACCAGTATTATAAAAATCCTGAACAGGATTTTTTCCTAAAAAACCTGTGGTTTGATAAGCTTGCGGGTACAGATGAACTGAGAAAACAGATCATTAAAGGAACTTCAGTGTCAGAGATTAAAAAATCCTGGCAGCCGGATCTTGAGAAGTTCGAAAAGATCAGAAGTAAGTATGTCGTATATCAGGATTAA
- a CDS encoding DUF779 domain-containing protein produces the protein MQTKISRLSATEKALEVIWELEKKYGDLMFYQAGGCCEGTQPQCFEKGGFFPRMNDAMIGTINGHEFWIDRDLFEYWKYSHFTLDVTDGFGPGGFSLETPLGKTFRVEYRLFTSEEYENLEPVKRSE, from the coding sequence ATGCAGACCAAAATATCAAGGTTGTCCGCCACAGAAAAAGCGTTGGAAGTGATCTGGGAGCTTGAAAAAAAGTATGGAGACCTGATGTTCTATCAGGCCGGCGGCTGTTGCGAAGGAACCCAGCCCCAGTGCTTTGAGAAAGGAGGGTTTTTTCCCAGGATGAATGATGCCATGATCGGAACGATCAACGGCCACGAATTCTGGATCGACCGCGATTTATTCGAATACTGGAAATATTCCCACTTTACCCTGGATGTCACCGATGGTTTCGGGCCGGGCGGCTTTTCCCTGGAAACCCCTTTGGGCAAAACATTCCGGGTAGAATACCGCCTATTCACCTCAGAAGAATACGAAAACCTGGAACCGGTAAAAAGAAGTGAATAA
- a CDS encoding DUF3575 domain-containing protein: protein MKYTLLTAAFTLLVYGNIQAQEQEPSKSLYIKGNALFIPIGVLNAGVEYQLSKKYTVQGDIFISPWKSFAGHEFQYYSVSAEGRYYFDEAFKHWYVGANIATSAFVLQKWNYWKAGVYENKETGEKFENSELYQKGHSVIFGITVGYQFNLSERWNIDIYATAGTSQDFYKGYERSTGRRYDSAQKFNKSGEILPYRGGVMISYKLK from the coding sequence ATGAAATATACTTTATTGACCGCAGCTTTCACCCTGTTGGTATACGGAAACATTCAGGCTCAGGAACAGGAGCCATCCAAAAGCCTTTACATCAAAGGAAATGCATTATTTATTCCTATAGGGGTTCTTAACGCAGGGGTGGAATACCAGCTCAGCAAGAAATATACTGTGCAGGGAGATATTTTTATTTCTCCATGGAAATCATTTGCAGGACATGAGTTTCAGTATTATTCAGTTTCCGCAGAAGGGAGGTATTATTTTGATGAAGCTTTCAAGCACTGGTACGTCGGAGCCAATATAGCAACTTCGGCTTTTGTACTGCAGAAGTGGAATTACTGGAAAGCCGGGGTGTACGAAAATAAAGAGACCGGCGAAAAGTTTGAGAATTCTGAACTGTACCAGAAAGGGCATTCAGTAATTTTCGGGATTACAGTCGGGTACCAGTTTAACCTTTCAGAACGGTGGAATATCGACATCTATGCCACTGCCGGGACATCCCAGGATTTTTACAAAGGGTATGAAAGAAGCACCGGAAGGCGCTACGATTCTGCCCAGAAGTTCAATAAGAGCGGTGAGATCCTTCCTTACAGAGGAGGGGTGATGATTTCCTATAAACTCAAATAA
- a CDS encoding dicarboxylate/amino acid:cation symporter has protein sequence MKEVLKNYSGILWLLSGIVLGSIIGITAPGTVPYLKPLGDIFLNLLFVSVVPLVFFAVANSIASLEQQSEFGKIVFTMILTFLLFIIIAALFTIGAVYLFPVSGITGSAEALAETASEDSWGNRIVSFFTVGEFTELFSRKNMLALLIFAFLTGFAARKSGEQGHAFRTFMASGYEVMKELLLIIMKLAPIGLGAYFAYQVATLGPQLFGFYAKPLGLYYVAGIIYFFVFFSLYAFVSDPKSGIRNFWGSAAYPTLTALSTCSSFATMPANLQAAAKIGIPNAISNLVIPIGTTLHKNGSSMSSIIKIYVAFMIIGRDFFEPTNLLLALGITVFVSIVAGGIPNGGYIGEMLMISVYKLPQEAVPAVIIIGTLVDPLATVLNAVGQVVAAMFVNRFVKVEV, from the coding sequence ATGAAAGAGGTATTGAAAAATTATTCCGGCATTCTCTGGTTGTTGTCCGGTATCGTATTGGGAAGCATCATCGGAATCACTGCTCCCGGAACCGTACCTTACCTGAAACCTCTGGGCGATATTTTCCTGAACCTTCTTTTTGTAAGTGTTGTTCCGCTGGTCTTTTTTGCAGTGGCCAATTCCATAGCTTCTCTTGAACAGCAATCTGAATTCGGGAAAATAGTTTTCACCATGATCCTCACTTTTCTGCTGTTCATTATCATTGCGGCCCTTTTTACCATTGGTGCGGTTTACCTGTTTCCGGTTTCCGGAATCACCGGAAGTGCGGAAGCCCTTGCTGAAACGGCTTCTGAAGACAGCTGGGGGAATCGGATCGTCAGTTTTTTTACGGTAGGTGAGTTTACAGAACTCTTTTCCCGTAAAAATATGCTGGCCCTGCTGATCTTTGCTTTCCTTACCGGTTTTGCGGCCAGGAAGTCCGGTGAACAAGGACATGCCTTCAGGACGTTTATGGCTTCGGGATATGAGGTCATGAAAGAGCTGCTGCTGATCATTATGAAACTGGCTCCCATCGGGCTGGGTGCTTATTTTGCGTATCAGGTAGCGACGTTAGGCCCGCAACTATTCGGTTTCTACGCCAAACCTCTCGGACTTTATTACGTTGCAGGAATCATTTATTTCTTTGTATTTTTTTCCCTCTATGCTTTTGTTTCAGACCCTAAAAGCGGAATCAGGAACTTCTGGGGCAGTGCAGCCTATCCTACTCTAACAGCTTTGAGTACGTGCAGCAGCTTTGCTACTATGCCTGCCAATCTCCAGGCTGCCGCAAAAATCGGTATTCCCAATGCGATTTCAAACCTTGTGATTCCTATCGGCACTACGTTGCATAAAAACGGATCGTCCATGTCTTCCATCATTAAAATTTATGTGGCGTTTATGATTATCGGCCGGGATTTTTTTGAACCTACGAATTTATTGCTGGCCCTTGGGATTACTGTTTTTGTGAGCATTGTAGCCGGTGGTATTCCCAATGGCGGATACATTGGGGAAATGCTGATGATCTCAGTTTACAAGCTTCCACAGGAAGCAGTTCCGGCAGTAATTATCATCGGAACATTGGTAGACCCGTTGGCTACGGTTTTGAATGCCGTGGGACAGGTGGTAGCGGCGATGTTTGTGAACAGGTTTGTGAAGGTCGAGGTTTGA
- a CDS encoding DnaJ C-terminal domain-containing protein has translation MAYIDYYTILGVGKNATQDDIKKAYRKLARKLHPDLNPGDKEAERKFKELNEANEVLSNPENRAKYDKYGEHWKHGEEYEKAQQQQQRQYQGQDFGGSGFSGADFGEGEDFSDFFQSMFGGGGGFGRSSRGSASGKFKGQDVHAELNLNLRDAAVTHPQTFEINGKKVRITIPAGVYDGQQIKLKGHGGPGVNGGPSGDLYITFNIPADPDFERVGDNLKTKVSIDLYTAVLGGEVNIKTLEGSVNLKVKPGTQNGTTVRLKGKGFPVYRKEGHYGDLLVTYDVKIPTQLTDKQKELFEQMKNS, from the coding sequence ATGGCTTATATAGATTACTATACCATTCTGGGCGTAGGTAAGAACGCCACACAGGATGATATTAAAAAAGCGTACCGGAAACTGGCCCGGAAGCTTCATCCTGATCTCAATCCAGGTGATAAAGAAGCAGAAAGAAAATTCAAGGAACTCAATGAAGCCAATGAAGTGCTGAGCAACCCGGAGAACCGGGCCAAATATGATAAGTACGGCGAGCACTGGAAACACGGCGAGGAATATGAAAAAGCCCAGCAGCAACAGCAAAGACAATATCAGGGACAGGATTTTGGCGGAAGCGGATTCTCCGGTGCCGATTTTGGGGAAGGTGAAGATTTTTCCGACTTCTTTCAGAGCATGTTCGGCGGTGGGGGTGGTTTCGGAAGAAGTTCACGCGGAAGTGCTTCAGGAAAATTCAAAGGGCAGGATGTCCACGCTGAGCTGAATCTAAATCTGAGGGATGCTGCTGTTACCCATCCCCAGACTTTTGAGATCAACGGAAAAAAAGTAAGGATTACCATTCCTGCCGGGGTCTATGACGGGCAGCAGATCAAGCTTAAAGGACATGGCGGTCCCGGAGTTAACGGTGGCCCTTCCGGAGATCTGTATATAACATTCAATATTCCTGCGGATCCTGATTTTGAAAGGGTAGGAGACAATCTGAAAACCAAAGTAAGCATTGATCTGTATACGGCAGTGCTTGGAGGGGAGGTCAACATAAAAACGCTTGAAGGCAGCGTTAACCTTAAAGTAAAACCCGGAACCCAGAACGGGACAACCGTACGTTTGAAAGGAAAAGGATTTCCGGTGTACAGGAAAGAAGGGCATTATGGGGATCTCCTGGTTACCTATGATGTAAAAATCCCAACCCAGCTTACTGATAAGCAGAAAGAACTTTTTGAACAAATGAAAAATTCCTGA
- a CDS encoding thioredoxin family protein, giving the protein MKKIISGLFLFIGVLIFSQESIQFQDVPFKDLIAKAKKENKLIFIDAYASWCGPCKMMERNVFTKKSVGDYFNTNFVNARFDMEKGEGREIAAKFGVRSYPTYLFLNGDGELVSQNFGYMEESLFLSMAQDVNSPNNKKGSLKDRFAKGEKDPEFLINIMKLNSGSDFDFAKKASERYFENKKAADELSKEDIGYLLFFLKSSEDPNYKIFTARKAQIIQQLPEETYRQFDNQLKLAKIVEQSIDEKTKTINSAYFMKAAEPLVGTYDATLKLNQTKLAYYKQNANFPEYEKAALEYYKNSDSFEPNELLKAAWVFSEHIKNPASLKKAAEWAEKSVMRGETSENTYILAKLYFLTGNMEMAKTYAEMAKKMAIQSGKDDSLSEDLLNQIK; this is encoded by the coding sequence ATGAAGAAGATCATCTCCGGATTATTTCTGTTTATAGGGGTATTGATATTTTCCCAGGAATCCATCCAGTTTCAGGATGTGCCTTTCAAAGATCTTATTGCAAAAGCGAAGAAAGAAAATAAACTTATTTTTATTGATGCCTATGCATCTTGGTGTGGCCCCTGTAAGATGATGGAGAGGAATGTATTTACCAAAAAATCCGTCGGAGATTACTTCAATACCAATTTTGTGAATGCAAGATTCGATATGGAAAAAGGCGAAGGAAGGGAAATTGCGGCCAAATTCGGAGTTCGCTCCTATCCTACCTACCTTTTCCTGAATGGTGACGGAGAACTTGTTTCGCAAAACTTCGGATATATGGAGGAAAGCCTGTTCCTATCGATGGCTCAGGACGTTAATTCACCCAACAACAAAAAAGGGTCTTTAAAAGACAGGTTTGCCAAAGGGGAAAAAGACCCGGAATTCCTGATCAACATTATGAAGCTGAACTCCGGTTCCGATTTTGATTTCGCCAAAAAAGCATCAGAAAGATATTTTGAAAATAAAAAAGCTGCCGATGAGCTTTCCAAAGAAGATATCGGATACCTTCTTTTTTTCCTTAAGTCGAGTGAAGATCCCAATTATAAGATTTTTACAGCAAGAAAAGCACAGATCATCCAACAGCTTCCTGAAGAAACATACAGGCAGTTTGACAACCAGCTGAAGCTTGCCAAAATTGTGGAACAGTCCATCGATGAGAAGACTAAAACCATTAACAGCGCTTATTTTATGAAAGCAGCGGAACCGTTGGTAGGCACCTATGATGCCACTCTAAAGCTTAATCAGACCAAACTGGCCTATTATAAGCAGAATGCCAATTTCCCTGAATATGAAAAGGCAGCCCTGGAATATTATAAAAATTCAGATTCTTTTGAACCGAATGAACTGCTGAAAGCGGCGTGGGTATTTTCGGAACATATAAAGAATCCGGCATCCCTGAAAAAGGCGGCTGAATGGGCGGAAAAATCCGTCATGAGAGGAGAGACATCGGAGAACACCTACATCCTTGCAAAACTGTATTTTTTAACCGGAAATATGGAAATGGCTAAAACCTATGCGGAAATGGCCAAGAAGATGGCCATCCAGTCCGGCAAAGATGACTCGCTTTCAGAAGATTTACTTAATCAGATCAAATAA
- a CDS encoding PLP-dependent cysteine synthase family protein translates to MKYANNILETIGNTPLVKLNKVLGEDFPALVLAKVETFNPGNSVKDRMAVKMIEDAEKDGRLKPGGTIIEGTSGNTGMGLALAAIIKGYKCIFVTNSKQSKEKCDILRAVGAEVIVCPTDVKPTDPRSYYSVSKRLATETENGWYVNQYDNLSNRAAHYESTAPEIWEQTDGKLTHFVAGAGTGGTITGCGMFFKEKKPGIKVIGVDTYGSILKEYHETGELHYDHAYTYITEGIGEDIIPDNYDMSIIDHFEKVTDKDGALYARKLAKEEGIFCGYSAGSAIASLVQMKDQFTKDDIIVVLLHDHGSRYVGKVYNDEWMREMGWLD, encoded by the coding sequence ATGAAATACGCTAACAATATTCTTGAAACAATAGGAAATACCCCCTTGGTAAAGCTGAATAAAGTGCTTGGAGAAGATTTCCCCGCGCTGGTTCTCGCCAAAGTGGAAACCTTCAATCCGGGAAATTCCGTAAAAGACAGAATGGCTGTCAAAATGATCGAAGATGCCGAAAAAGACGGCAGGCTGAAGCCAGGCGGAACCATCATTGAAGGTACTTCCGGAAATACCGGAATGGGACTTGCCCTTGCAGCCATCATCAAAGGCTACAAATGTATCTTTGTGACCAATTCAAAACAATCCAAAGAAAAATGCGATATCCTGCGTGCCGTAGGTGCTGAAGTTATCGTTTGCCCTACTGACGTAAAACCTACCGATCCGCGTTCTTATTATTCGGTTTCCAAAAGACTGGCTACCGAAACGGAAAACGGATGGTATGTAAATCAATATGATAATTTATCCAACAGGGCTGCCCATTATGAGTCTACCGCTCCTGAAATCTGGGAGCAGACGGATGGCAAACTGACCCATTTTGTAGCAGGTGCAGGAACAGGAGGTACCATTACGGGATGCGGAATGTTTTTCAAGGAAAAAAAACCTGGTATCAAAGTTATCGGTGTGGACACTTACGGTTCCATCCTGAAAGAGTATCATGAAACCGGCGAACTTCATTATGATCATGCCTATACCTACATTACGGAAGGAATCGGGGAAGATATCATCCCTGACAATTACGATATGTCCATCATTGATCACTTTGAAAAGGTAACAGATAAAGATGGTGCACTTTACGCAAGAAAACTGGCTAAAGAAGAAGGCATTTTCTGCGGTTACTCTGCCGGGAGCGCCATCGCTTCACTGGTACAGATGAAAGACCAGTTTACAAAAGATGATATCATCGTCGTTTTGCTTCATGATCACGGTTCAAGATACGTGGGTAAAGTATATAACGATGAATGGATGAGAGAAATGGGCTGGCTTGACTAA
- a CDS encoding AraC family transcriptional regulator, whose translation MNSNKVLLNSPALKAEKQLSTLVEHRTTFNLNNCEFSIYETHRAAYGVKLHFDHIAFTAMLRGKKHMKLEDKTGYFDYFPGESILVAPGETMVIDFPEADETPSQCISLSLNPDFIENSLQHLNYHLPKIDETSQWNMQLDEYFLFNNPSLASATNNIMRIAMDDNSQKDIMADFALKELLIRLMQTQARSMVEKNISRNKSRISFAVDYIRKNLHQKLTIEKIAEFVYVSKSNFFKLFKEELGISPNDFILQERINRAKELLATQNSIKETAFQTGFSDANYFTRVFKQWVGVTPGSYRERRML comes from the coding sequence ATGAATTCCAATAAGGTTTTACTCAACAGCCCAGCATTGAAAGCAGAAAAGCAGCTATCCACCCTGGTTGAACACCGGACAACATTCAACCTGAACAACTGTGAATTCAGCATTTATGAAACCCACCGGGCGGCTTACGGCGTAAAACTGCATTTTGACCATATTGCCTTTACCGCCATGCTCCGCGGCAAGAAACATATGAAACTGGAAGATAAGACAGGGTATTTTGATTATTTTCCCGGCGAAAGCATCCTCGTTGCTCCCGGCGAAACCATGGTCATTGATTTCCCCGAAGCAGACGAAACCCCGTCCCAATGCATTTCCCTGAGCCTGAATCCCGATTTTATCGAAAATTCCCTTCAGCATCTGAATTACCATCTTCCAAAAATCGACGAAACCTCGCAATGGAACATGCAGCTGGATGAATATTTCCTGTTCAACAATCCTTCCCTTGCCTCAGCCACCAATAACATCATGCGCATCGCCATGGACGATAATTCTCAAAAGGATATCATGGCCGATTTTGCCCTCAAGGAACTGCTGATCCGGCTGATGCAGACCCAGGCCAGAAGCATGGTGGAAAAGAACATTTCACGGAACAAATCCCGCATCAGCTTCGCCGTCGACTATATCCGCAAAAACCTCCATCAAAAACTCACCATAGAAAAGATTGCTGAATTTGTTTACGTCAGCAAATCCAATTTCTTCAAGCTGTTCAAAGAAGAACTGGGCATCTCCCCCAACGATTTCATTTTACAGGAACGCATCAACCGCGCCAAAGAACTCCTGGCCACCCAAAACAGCATCAAAGAAACGGCTTTCCAGACCGGCTTCTCCGATGCGAATTATTTTACGCGGGTGTTTAAGCAATGGGTAGGCGTGACGCCGGGAAGTTATCGGGAAAGGAGGATGTTATAG